A stretch of the Porites lutea chromosome 12, jaPorLute2.1, whole genome shotgun sequence genome encodes the following:
- the LOC140953810 gene encoding uncharacterized protein, which translates to MFSTTNQSLIERRSFLSSLELKEHSVFPSAPTFAARSAGLKGANVALEAVADSARPLSTPTEGKPEAYVDNGSLVSFVNNVPDQQRVDVLNSSLLAQLAANKKHDPYNDTENWFKFYAKVMKNIGWVIQDFEFTEYKTSKMDFKLSQLTLQILSGLVGGKKEIMKVLKGTLDSLAKDANGVSLFSSKSSSANKGKFLIAPCAVDSSKQVTVALLGLHFEAPQNEKNFLFFTWKSSSMKVWVSTQTCTLNEDLYQQVRDDIRKKLGDKAKTNVLKLELEDIDGE; encoded by the coding sequence ATGTTTTCGACGACAAACCAGAGCTTGATAGAGAGACGAAGCTTTTTGAGCTCATTGGAACTTAAAGAACATTCGGTCTTCCCATCTGCTCCAACATTCGCGGCACGAAGTGCTGGATTGAAGGGAGCGAACGTTGCTTTGGAGGCAGTGGCGGATTCCGCACGTCCTTTATCTACCCCCACTGAAGGAAAGCCAGAAGCCTACGTCGACAATGGATCCCTGGTTTCGTTTGTCAACAATGTGCCAGATCAGCAGAGAGTTGATGTTTTGAATTCCAGTCTGCTCGCCCAGTTGGCTGCAAACAAGAAACACGACCCCTACAATGACACCGAAAACTGGTTCAAATTTTATGCCAAAGTAATGAAGAACATCGGATGGGTAATTCAAGACTTCGAGTTCACGGAATACAAGACTTCGAAGATGGATTTCAAGCTCTCTCAATTGACCCTGCAGATATTGAGCGGGCTGGTGGGtggtaaaaaagaaatcatGAAGGTCTTGAAAGGCACCCTCGATAGTCTGGCGAAAGATGCAAATGGGGTCAGCCTATTCAGTTCCAAGAGTAGTTCGGCGAATAAAGGTAAATTCTTAATAGCACCATGCGCAGTCGACTCAAGCAAACAGGTGACTGTTGCTCTTCTTGGACTCCATTTCGAGGCCCCCCAAAATGAAAAGAACTTCCTTTTCTTCACGTGGAAGTCATCAAGCATGAAGGTATGGGTTTCAACGCAGACGTGCACCTTAAATGAAGATTTATACCAACAAGTTCGCGACGACATTCGTAAGAAGTTGGGAGACAAAGCCAAGACTAATGTTCTTAAATTAGAACTGGAGGACATAGACGGCGAGTGA